In a single window of the Renibacterium salmoninarum ATCC 33209 genome:
- a CDS encoding dihydrolipoyl dehydrogenase family protein, with translation MTEERSAETFDVIVIGAGAVGENVADRAVKGGLSALLIESELVGGECSYWACMPSKALIRPATALKAAQSLAGSREAVSGKIDADAVLKRRNSFTADWHDDGQVAWVDGAGIKFIRGKARLTGKLSVDISAPDAGVQSVQARYAVVLATGSQPTLPPFTGLKDIEFWGTREATSSQRVPESLIVIGGGVAGAELAQAYARLGAKVTQLVRSGLLNVAPAEARQLVRQAFQQDGIDLRENTSPRSVSRDSDGVHVELDGETIHAEELLVATGRAPALADVGLEGLNLQAYDPAKSHLSTDESGRVDGTDWLYAVGDAAGKVLLTHQGKYEARITGDAIAARAKGPVESKRWSKFAQTADELAVPSVIFTDPEVALVGRNVAQANSDGVRVTEVSLPIAVAGSSLYADDYQGWAQLVIDAEREVIIGATFAGPDVAELLHSATIAIVGEVPLSRLWHAVPSYPTISEVWLRLLEKLGL, from the coding sequence ATGACTGAGGAACGTTCTGCGGAAACATTCGACGTAATCGTCATCGGCGCAGGAGCCGTCGGGGAAAACGTTGCCGACCGAGCGGTAAAGGGCGGCCTCAGCGCGCTGCTCATCGAATCAGAACTGGTTGGCGGTGAGTGTTCTTATTGGGCTTGCATGCCTTCTAAGGCCTTGATTCGGCCAGCTACCGCGCTCAAAGCGGCACAAAGCCTGGCCGGTTCGCGCGAAGCGGTTAGCGGAAAAATTGATGCCGATGCCGTGCTGAAGCGACGGAATTCTTTTACCGCAGATTGGCACGACGACGGTCAGGTTGCTTGGGTTGACGGTGCCGGGATCAAGTTTATCCGCGGCAAAGCTAGGCTCACCGGGAAACTCAGCGTTGATATTTCCGCCCCGGATGCCGGGGTCCAATCTGTCCAGGCGCGCTACGCCGTCGTACTGGCCACCGGATCCCAACCAACACTGCCGCCGTTTACTGGTCTAAAAGACATCGAGTTCTGGGGCACTCGAGAGGCAACTAGTTCACAACGCGTGCCCGAAAGTCTCATCGTGATTGGCGGCGGGGTTGCCGGCGCAGAATTGGCCCAGGCCTACGCCCGCCTTGGCGCTAAGGTCACTCAATTAGTTCGCAGCGGACTGCTTAACGTCGCGCCGGCCGAGGCTCGGCAGCTAGTACGCCAGGCGTTCCAGCAGGACGGTATTGACCTTCGCGAGAACACCTCGCCACGCTCGGTTAGCCGCGATTCCGACGGCGTGCACGTTGAACTAGACGGCGAAACGATTCATGCCGAAGAGCTGCTGGTAGCTACTGGCCGCGCACCCGCGCTTGCCGATGTCGGGCTAGAAGGCCTCAATCTGCAAGCCTATGACCCGGCAAAATCCCACCTTTCCACCGACGAAAGTGGCCGAGTTGACGGCACTGACTGGCTATATGCGGTAGGTGATGCTGCCGGAAAAGTACTGCTCACTCATCAGGGCAAATACGAGGCTCGGATTACTGGTGATGCGATCGCGGCTCGCGCCAAGGGGCCAGTGGAGTCAAAGCGCTGGAGCAAGTTCGCACAAACCGCAGACGAGCTCGCGGTACCCAGCGTCATCTTCACTGATCCAGAGGTGGCGCTGGTCGGCCGGAATGTGGCTCAAGCCAACTCAGACGGCGTCAGGGTCACTGAGGTTTCATTACCAATCGCCGTCGCCGGATCTAGTCTCTACGCCGACGACTATCAAGGCTGGGCACAACTAGTCATTGATGCGGAGAGAGAGGTGATTATCGGAGCCACTTTTGCCGGGCCCGACGTTGCCGAGCTCTTACATTCGGCAACTATTGCCATTGTGGGTGAGGTTCCCTTGAGCCGTTTGTGGCACGCGGTTCCGTCATACCCCACGATTAGTGAAGTCTGGTTGCGACTGCTTGAAAAGCTGGGCCTCTAA